One stretch of Arachis hypogaea cultivar Tifrunner chromosome 20, arahy.Tifrunner.gnm2.J5K5, whole genome shotgun sequence DNA includes these proteins:
- the LOC112786154 gene encoding protein FAR1-RELATED SEQUENCE 5-like, producing the protein MSEADIGHMINMKKGGISVGQIYRALANQAGGYEYLSFTQRDMYNKIAKQRCQLPGDAYAALKYLEDQATNDPSLYFNHHMDADGTLRNLFWCDGLSRIDYSLFGDVLAFDATDKRNKYMCPLVVFSGVNHHNKTIIFAVALICDEEKDTYRWLLQQLKVAMNGKAPVSVIMDGDLSMKFAIEKEFPNAHHRLCAWHLIRNTTSNIGKPQFTFMFKKCMLGDYEIDVFRQNWFEMVEGFGVKNKNWVLDMYKKRYS; encoded by the coding sequence ATGTCCGAGGCTGATATTGGACACATGATTAACATGAAAAAGGGTGGGATTAGTGTTGGACAGATATATCGGGCATTAGCAAATCAGGCAGGTGGCTACGAGTATCTCTCTTTCACGCAAAGGGACATGTACAATAAAATAGCAAAGCAGAGGTGCCAGTTACCCGGTGATGCATATGCAGCTTTGAAGTATCTAGAAGATCAAGCAACAAATGACCCTTCTCTCTATTTTAATCATCACATGGATGCCGATGGTACTTTACGCAATTTATTCTGGTGCGATGGTCTCAGTAGGATAGATTACTCATTATTTGGTGATGTGCTGGCTTTTGATGCTACCGATAAGAGGAATAAATATATGTGTCCATTGGTGGTATTTTCTGGTGTCAATCATCACAATAAAACAATTATTTTTGCTGTTGCTTTAATTTGCGATGAGGAAAAAGACACATATAGGTGGTTGCTACAACAACTGAAGGTGGCAATGAATGGGAAAGCACCTGTTTCGGTTATCATGGATGGTGATCTATCAATGAAGTTCGCCATTGAGAAAGAGTTTCCTAATGCACATCATAGATTATGTGCATGGCATCTAATTCGCAATACAACAAGTAACATTGGCAAGCCCCAGTTTACCTTCATGTTTAAAAAGTGTATGCTAGGCGActatgaaattgatgtatttcgTCAAAATTGGTTTGAAATGGTTGAGGGATTTGGTGTCAAAAACAAGAATTGGGTCCTAGATATGTATAAAAAGAGATATTCATAG